One Lycium barbarum isolate Lr01 chromosome 5, ASM1917538v2, whole genome shotgun sequence genomic window carries:
- the LOC132642528 gene encoding uncharacterized protein LOC132642528 isoform X3, which produces MVELNGDGQGSDNGSNLLVRFLGKLSQKSIICPISVERWDRMPDAKNRLQWQLIEENFEFDYAVGIKWVMHTLRDRWRAYKYTLRNKTFYPNKSKEEILANPPEYVDSIEWAAFVHHYQEEKMKKQSEQNTRNRSKLKVPHAGGSKSNARRGRQMDKISEHLSQDQEHAATLGVPLKILAHPNDAIGKVYGAEHSGRVRGLGGNICPSTAFGMPKHSISHANLGGSSNMSHLRVEDLEKHVGTLKEKLIGYEETKEKLEDTKEQLVETKERLAQNENHLATLHRFLQAKFGSELPSFNLDSS; this is translated from the exons atggtGGAACTCAACGGGGATGGACAAGGAAGTGATAATGGTTCAAACTTGCTTGTTAgatttcttggcaaactttctcaaAAGTCAATAATTTGTCCAATATCAGTTGAGAGATGGGATAGAATGCCAGACGCGAAAAATCGCCTACAGTGGCAGCTTATTGAG GagaattttgagtttgattaTGCTGTTGGAATTAAATGGGTGATGCATACTTTACGCGATAGATGGAGGGCCTATAAATATACATTAAGAAATAAAACCTTCTACCCTAACAAAAGTAAGGAAGAGATACTTGCTAATCCTCCGGAATACGTGGATTCTATTGAGTGGGCTGCTTTTGTGCATCACTAtcaagaagagaagatgaag AAACAAAGTGAACAAAATACAAGAAATCGAAGTAAACTTAAAGTCCCGCATGCCGGTGGTAGCAAAAGCAATGCAAGGAGAGGTCGTCAAATG GATAAAATATCGGAGCATCTATCTCAAGATCAAGAACATGCTGCCACTTTAGGTGTTCCGTTGAAGATATTGGCTCATCCTAATGATGCTATTGGAAAAGTATATGGAGCTGAACATTCTGGTCGTGTGCGTGGTTTGGGTGGTAATATTTGCCCCTCGACTGCTTTTGGAATGCCTAAACATTCAATTAGTCATGCGAATCTTGGTGGTTCTAGTAATATGTCTCATCTACGTGTTGAAGACCTAGAGAAGCATGTAGGAACCTTGAAAGAGAAGCTCATTGGATATGAAGAGACCAAAGAAAAACTTGAGGATACCAAGGAACAACTTGTGGAGACCAAGGAACGGCTTGCGCAAAATGAGAATCACTTGGCAACTCTTCATAGGTTTTTACAAGCTAAATTTGGTAGTGAGTTGCCTAGTTTCAACTTAGATTCTTCTTAG
- the LOC132642528 gene encoding uncharacterized protein LOC132642528 isoform X1, which produces MVELNGDGQGSDNGSNLLVRFLGKLSQKSIICPISVERWDRMPDAKNRLQWQLIEENFEFDYAVGIKWVMHTLRDRWRAYKYTLRNKTFYPNKSKEEILANPPEYVDSIEWAAFVHHYQEEKMKKQSEQNTRNRSKLKVPHAGGSKSNARRGRQMEKKHGRPVCRSEVILSTLMKKNGNYVNEEGKIIADKISEHLSQDQEHAATLGVPLKILAHPNDAIGKVYGAEHSGRVRGLGGNICPSTAFGMPKHSISHANLGGSSNMSHLRVEDLEKHVGTLKEKLIGYEETKEKLEDTKEQLVETKERLAQNENHLATLHRFLQAKFGSELPSFNLDSS; this is translated from the exons atggtGGAACTCAACGGGGATGGACAAGGAAGTGATAATGGTTCAAACTTGCTTGTTAgatttcttggcaaactttctcaaAAGTCAATAATTTGTCCAATATCAGTTGAGAGATGGGATAGAATGCCAGACGCGAAAAATCGCCTACAGTGGCAGCTTATTGAG GagaattttgagtttgattaTGCTGTTGGAATTAAATGGGTGATGCATACTTTACGCGATAGATGGAGGGCCTATAAATATACATTAAGAAATAAAACCTTCTACCCTAACAAAAGTAAGGAAGAGATACTTGCTAATCCTCCGGAATACGTGGATTCTATTGAGTGGGCTGCTTTTGTGCATCACTAtcaagaagagaagatgaag AAACAAAGTGAACAAAATACAAGAAATCGAAGTAAACTTAAAGTCCCGCATGCCGGTGGTAGCAAAAGCAATGCAAGGAGAGGTCGTCAAATG GAGAAAAAACATGGAAGGCCTGTGTGCCGAAGTGAGGTTATTTTGTCAACTTTAATGAAAAAGAATGGCAACTATGTGAATGAAGAAGGGAAGATTATAGCT GATAAAATATCGGAGCATCTATCTCAAGATCAAGAACATGCTGCCACTTTAGGTGTTCCGTTGAAGATATTGGCTCATCCTAATGATGCTATTGGAAAAGTATATGGAGCTGAACATTCTGGTCGTGTGCGTGGTTTGGGTGGTAATATTTGCCCCTCGACTGCTTTTGGAATGCCTAAACATTCAATTAGTCATGCGAATCTTGGTGGTTCTAGTAATATGTCTCATCTACGTGTTGAAGACCTAGAGAAGCATGTAGGAACCTTGAAAGAGAAGCTCATTGGATATGAAGAGACCAAAGAAAAACTTGAGGATACCAAGGAACAACTTGTGGAGACCAAGGAACGGCTTGCGCAAAATGAGAATCACTTGGCAACTCTTCATAGGTTTTTACAAGCTAAATTTGGTAGTGAGTTGCCTAGTTTCAACTTAGATTCTTCTTAG
- the LOC132642528 gene encoding uncharacterized protein LOC132642528 isoform X2 — MVELNGDGQGSDNGSNLLVRFLGKLSQKSIICPISVERWDRMPDAKNRLQWQLIENFEFDYAVGIKWVMHTLRDRWRAYKYTLRNKTFYPNKSKEEILANPPEYVDSIEWAAFVHHYQEEKMKKQSEQNTRNRSKLKVPHAGGSKSNARRGRQMEKKHGRPVCRSEVILSTLMKKNGNYVNEEGKIIADKISEHLSQDQEHAATLGVPLKILAHPNDAIGKVYGAEHSGRVRGLGGNICPSTAFGMPKHSISHANLGGSSNMSHLRVEDLEKHVGTLKEKLIGYEETKEKLEDTKEQLVETKERLAQNENHLATLHRFLQAKFGSELPSFNLDSS, encoded by the exons atggtGGAACTCAACGGGGATGGACAAGGAAGTGATAATGGTTCAAACTTGCTTGTTAgatttcttggcaaactttctcaaAAGTCAATAATTTGTCCAATATCAGTTGAGAGATGGGATAGAATGCCAGACGCGAAAAATCGCCTACAGTGGCAGCTTATTGAG aattttgagtttgattaTGCTGTTGGAATTAAATGGGTGATGCATACTTTACGCGATAGATGGAGGGCCTATAAATATACATTAAGAAATAAAACCTTCTACCCTAACAAAAGTAAGGAAGAGATACTTGCTAATCCTCCGGAATACGTGGATTCTATTGAGTGGGCTGCTTTTGTGCATCACTAtcaagaagagaagatgaag AAACAAAGTGAACAAAATACAAGAAATCGAAGTAAACTTAAAGTCCCGCATGCCGGTGGTAGCAAAAGCAATGCAAGGAGAGGTCGTCAAATG GAGAAAAAACATGGAAGGCCTGTGTGCCGAAGTGAGGTTATTTTGTCAACTTTAATGAAAAAGAATGGCAACTATGTGAATGAAGAAGGGAAGATTATAGCT GATAAAATATCGGAGCATCTATCTCAAGATCAAGAACATGCTGCCACTTTAGGTGTTCCGTTGAAGATATTGGCTCATCCTAATGATGCTATTGGAAAAGTATATGGAGCTGAACATTCTGGTCGTGTGCGTGGTTTGGGTGGTAATATTTGCCCCTCGACTGCTTTTGGAATGCCTAAACATTCAATTAGTCATGCGAATCTTGGTGGTTCTAGTAATATGTCTCATCTACGTGTTGAAGACCTAGAGAAGCATGTAGGAACCTTGAAAGAGAAGCTCATTGGATATGAAGAGACCAAAGAAAAACTTGAGGATACCAAGGAACAACTTGTGGAGACCAAGGAACGGCTTGCGCAAAATGAGAATCACTTGGCAACTCTTCATAGGTTTTTACAAGCTAAATTTGGTAGTGAGTTGCCTAGTTTCAACTTAGATTCTTCTTAG
- the LOC132640981 gene encoding uncharacterized protein LOC132640981 isoform X2 yields MLVRHVGPILHVQSDKPYKHRGRVSNIYNSFSANVFTDRMATEEVVIDGAKLRSQFLQVLRTRRPPQVPLSVIPGKPVNDPSKPIFSEEGEQGLLPVLVLSLKETDKKKRPAIVFLHSTNKYKEWLRPLLEAYASRGYIAVAIDSRYHGERATNMTTYRDALISSWKNGDTMPFIFDTVWDLIKLADYLTEREDIDSSRIGITGESLGGMHAWFAAFADTRYAVVVPIIGVQGFQWAIEHNRWQARVDSIKAVFEEARSDLGKNEIDKEVIQKVWDRIAPGLASQFDSPYTVPAIAPRPLMILNGEEDPRCPIAGLDIPKSRAHKACADADCPLNFKLIAQAGIGHQMTPLMVKEASDWFDRFLKV; encoded by the exons ATGTTGGTGAGACATGTGGGACCCATATTGCACGTGCAGTCCGACAAGCCATATAAACACCGAGGCCGAGTTTCAAATATTTACAACAGCTTCTCAGCTAACGTTTTCACTGATCGAATGGCGACGGAAGAGGTTGTTATTGATGGCGCCAAGCTCCGTTCTCAGTTTCTTCAAGTCCTTCGCACACGTCGTCCTCCTCAAG TTCCACTCAGTGTGATACCTGGAAAACCTGTAAATGATCCATCAAAGCCAATATTCAGTGAG GAAGGAGAGCAAGGGCTGTTGCCTGTCTTGGTATTGAGCTTGAAGGAAACCGATAAGAAGAAGAGGCCAGCTATTGTCTTCCTGCATAGTACAAACAAATATAAAGAGTGGTTACGGCCATTGCTTGAG GCATATGCTTCGAGGGGATACATAGCTGTAGCAATTGATTCTCGATACCATGGAGAACGTGCCACCAATATGACAACATATCGTGAT GCCCTTATATCGTCATGGAAAAACGGTGATACAATGCCTTTCATATTTGATACG GTCTGGGACTTGATAAAACTGGCGGATTATCTAACAGAGAGGGAAGATATCGACTCGTCAAGGATAGGAATTACTGGTGAATCGCTTGGAG GTATGCATGCATGGTTTGCTGCATTTGCCGACACTCGCTATGCAGTGGTTGTTCCTATAATTGGAGTTCAG GGATTTCAATGGGCAATCGAGCATAATCGGTGGCAGGCAAGAGTTGACAGTATCAAGGCTGTGTTTGAAG AAGCACGTTCTGATTTAGGGAAGAATGAGATTGATAAAGAAGTGATTCAGAAG GTCTGGGACAGAATTGCTCCAGGTTTGGCATCTCAATTTGATTCACCATACACAGTACCGGCCATTGCACCACGCCCCTTGATGATTTTAAATG GAGAGGAAGATCCTCGTTGTCCAATTGCTGGCCTGGATATTCCGAAGTCAAGAGCCCATAAAGCTTGTGCAGATGCTGACTGTCCACTTAATTTCAAG CTGATAGCCCAAGCTGGCATTGGACATCAAATGACTCCATTGATGGTAAAGGAAGCGAGTGATTGGTTTGACAGGTTCCTTAAAGTGTAG
- the LOC132640981 gene encoding uncharacterized protein LOC132640981 isoform X1: protein MLVRHVGPILHVQSDKPYKHRGRVSNIYNSFSANVFTDRMATEEVVIDGAKLRSQFLQVLRTRRPPQVPLSVIPGKPVNDPSKPIFSEVMASCPKEDIPNMKELLQEENFYLTTEEGEQGLLPVLVLSLKETDKKKRPAIVFLHSTNKYKEWLRPLLEAYASRGYIAVAIDSRYHGERATNMTTYRDALISSWKNGDTMPFIFDTVWDLIKLADYLTEREDIDSSRIGITGESLGGMHAWFAAFADTRYAVVVPIIGVQGFQWAIEHNRWQARVDSIKAVFEEARSDLGKNEIDKEVIQKVWDRIAPGLASQFDSPYTVPAIAPRPLMILNGEEDPRCPIAGLDIPKSRAHKACADADCPLNFKLIAQAGIGHQMTPLMVKEASDWFDRFLKV, encoded by the exons ATGTTGGTGAGACATGTGGGACCCATATTGCACGTGCAGTCCGACAAGCCATATAAACACCGAGGCCGAGTTTCAAATATTTACAACAGCTTCTCAGCTAACGTTTTCACTGATCGAATGGCGACGGAAGAGGTTGTTATTGATGGCGCCAAGCTCCGTTCTCAGTTTCTTCAAGTCCTTCGCACACGTCGTCCTCCTCAAG TTCCACTCAGTGTGATACCTGGAAAACCTGTAAATGATCCATCAAAGCCAATATTCAGTGAG GTAATGGCATCTTGCCCTAAGGAAGATATTCCTAATATGAAGGAACTTCTTCAGGAGGAAAATTTCTACTTGACCACAGAG GAAGGAGAGCAAGGGCTGTTGCCTGTCTTGGTATTGAGCTTGAAGGAAACCGATAAGAAGAAGAGGCCAGCTATTGTCTTCCTGCATAGTACAAACAAATATAAAGAGTGGTTACGGCCATTGCTTGAG GCATATGCTTCGAGGGGATACATAGCTGTAGCAATTGATTCTCGATACCATGGAGAACGTGCCACCAATATGACAACATATCGTGAT GCCCTTATATCGTCATGGAAAAACGGTGATACAATGCCTTTCATATTTGATACG GTCTGGGACTTGATAAAACTGGCGGATTATCTAACAGAGAGGGAAGATATCGACTCGTCAAGGATAGGAATTACTGGTGAATCGCTTGGAG GTATGCATGCATGGTTTGCTGCATTTGCCGACACTCGCTATGCAGTGGTTGTTCCTATAATTGGAGTTCAG GGATTTCAATGGGCAATCGAGCATAATCGGTGGCAGGCAAGAGTTGACAGTATCAAGGCTGTGTTTGAAG AAGCACGTTCTGATTTAGGGAAGAATGAGATTGATAAAGAAGTGATTCAGAAG GTCTGGGACAGAATTGCTCCAGGTTTGGCATCTCAATTTGATTCACCATACACAGTACCGGCCATTGCACCACGCCCCTTGATGATTTTAAATG GAGAGGAAGATCCTCGTTGTCCAATTGCTGGCCTGGATATTCCGAAGTCAAGAGCCCATAAAGCTTGTGCAGATGCTGACTGTCCACTTAATTTCAAG CTGATAGCCCAAGCTGGCATTGGACATCAAATGACTCCATTGATGGTAAAGGAAGCGAGTGATTGGTTTGACAGGTTCCTTAAAGTGTAG
- the LOC132640981 gene encoding uncharacterized protein LOC132640981 isoform X3 — protein MWDPYCTCSPTSHINTEAEFQIFTTASQLTFSLIEWRRKRLLLMAPSSVLSFFKSFAHVVLLKEGEQGLLPVLVLSLKETDKKKRPAIVFLHSTNKYKEWLRPLLEAYASRGYIAVAIDSRYHGERATNMTTYRDALISSWKNGDTMPFIFDTVWDLIKLADYLTEREDIDSSRIGITGESLGGMHAWFAAFADTRYAVVVPIIGVQGFQWAIEHNRWQARVDSIKAVFEEARSDLGKNEIDKEVIQKVWDRIAPGLASQFDSPYTVPAIAPRPLMILNGEEDPRCPIAGLDIPKSRAHKACADADCPLNFKLIAQAGIGHQMTPLMVKEASDWFDRFLKV, from the exons ATGTGGGACCCATATTGCACGTGCAGTCCGACAAGCCATATAAACACCGAGGCCGAGTTTCAAATATTTACAACAGCTTCTCAGCTAACGTTTTCACTGATCGAATGGCGACGGAAGAGGTTGTTATTGATGGCGCCAAGCTCCGTTCTCAGTTTCTTCAAGTCCTTCGCACACGTCGTCCTCCTCAAG GAAGGAGAGCAAGGGCTGTTGCCTGTCTTGGTATTGAGCTTGAAGGAAACCGATAAGAAGAAGAGGCCAGCTATTGTCTTCCTGCATAGTACAAACAAATATAAAGAGTGGTTACGGCCATTGCTTGAG GCATATGCTTCGAGGGGATACATAGCTGTAGCAATTGATTCTCGATACCATGGAGAACGTGCCACCAATATGACAACATATCGTGAT GCCCTTATATCGTCATGGAAAAACGGTGATACAATGCCTTTCATATTTGATACG GTCTGGGACTTGATAAAACTGGCGGATTATCTAACAGAGAGGGAAGATATCGACTCGTCAAGGATAGGAATTACTGGTGAATCGCTTGGAG GTATGCATGCATGGTTTGCTGCATTTGCCGACACTCGCTATGCAGTGGTTGTTCCTATAATTGGAGTTCAG GGATTTCAATGGGCAATCGAGCATAATCGGTGGCAGGCAAGAGTTGACAGTATCAAGGCTGTGTTTGAAG AAGCACGTTCTGATTTAGGGAAGAATGAGATTGATAAAGAAGTGATTCAGAAG GTCTGGGACAGAATTGCTCCAGGTTTGGCATCTCAATTTGATTCACCATACACAGTACCGGCCATTGCACCACGCCCCTTGATGATTTTAAATG GAGAGGAAGATCCTCGTTGTCCAATTGCTGGCCTGGATATTCCGAAGTCAAGAGCCCATAAAGCTTGTGCAGATGCTGACTGTCCACTTAATTTCAAG CTGATAGCCCAAGCTGGCATTGGACATCAAATGACTCCATTGATGGTAAAGGAAGCGAGTGATTGGTTTGACAGGTTCCTTAAAGTGTAG